A single genomic interval of Oryza sativa Japonica Group chromosome 7, ASM3414082v1 harbors:
- the LOC4343477 gene encoding cysteine-rich receptor-like protein kinase 6 yields the protein MARHRVRCLLAAALLLVAPMAAAQPWQFCGQSGNFSANSAYQSNLRQLSATLPKNASAALFAAGSLGTVPDIVYALALCRGDANASACESCVDNAFQGGQQLCPYNKDVFIVYDLCYLRFTNRNLLASATDNGSPMMLMNAQNASATAEVFDAAAATLLNATSGYAAANSSRRFATGEEAFDAADPTIYGLSQCTPDMSPDDCRSCLGGIIALIPQYFGRKRGARVIGTRCNYRYEVYPFFAGGSMLRLPAPAAPAAPPPAPGPANMTPPAHTGERKKNKSGTALAIALPLVVVLLAMVAICFSVQRRRKRSRSKQQHSYSMQMGEDIESVDSLFIDLSTLRAATGNFSETNRLGEGGFGSVYKGVLPNGEEIAVKRLSMSSGQGIEELKNELVLVAKLQHKNLVRLVGVCLQEHEKLLVYEYMPNRSIDTILFDLDKRRELDWGKRFRIINGIARGLQYLQEDSQLRIIHRDLKASNVLLDSDYTPKISDFGLARLFGGDQTREITRHVVGTYGYMAPEYAMRGHYSVKSDVFSFGILMIEIVTGRRSSGSLSFDQSNDLLSLVWEHWTMGTILEMMDPSLTSHAPRDQMLKCIHIGLLCVQDNPADRPMMSTVNVMLSSSTVSLQSPSKPSFFIPKSDTDSNIYSESHPLTSQSTASTGRSGGMSVNDVSITELEPR from the exons ATGGCGCGCCACCGCGTACgctgcctcctcgccgccgcgctcctcctcgtcgcgccgatggcggcggcccAGCCGTGGCAGTTCTGCGGGCAGAGCGGCAACTTCTCGGCGAACAGCGCGTACCAGTCCAACCTCCGCCAGCTCTCCGCCACCCTCCCCAAgaacgcctccgccgccctcttCGCGGCCGGTAGCCTCGGCACCGTCCCGGACATCGTCTACGCGCTCGCGCTCTGCCGCGGCGACGCCAACGCCTCCGCCTGCGAGTCCTGCGTCGACAACGCCTTCCAGGGGGGCCAGCAGCTGTGCCCCTACAACAAGGACGTGTTCATCGTCTACGACCTCTGCTACCTCCGCTTCACCAACCGCAacctcctcgcctccgccacgGACAACGGGAGCCCCATGATGCTCATGAACGCGCAGAacgcgagcgcgacggcggaggtgttcgacgccgccgccgccaccctcctcaACGCCACCAGCGGCTACGCGGCGGCGAACTCGTCCAGGCGGTTCGCCACGGGGGAGGAGGCCTTCGATGCCGCCGACCCCACCATCTACGGGCTGTCCCAGTGCACGCCGGACATGTCGCCGGACGACTGCCGGAGCTGCCTCGGGGGCATAATCGCGTTGATACCTCAGTACTTCGGCCGGAAGAGGGGCGCGAGGGTTATCGGGACGCGCTGCAACTACAGGTACGAGGTGTATCCTTTCTTCGCCGGAGGCTCGATGCTGCGgctcccggcgccggcggcgccggcggcgcctccgccTGCACCTGGACCAGCAAACATGACCCCACCGGCGCACACCGGAG aaagaaagaaaaataaaagtggAACAGCTCTAGCCATTGCACTGCCCCTAGTTGTTGTATTGCTGGCTATGGTTGCCATTTGTTTTTCTGTTCAGAGGCGGAGAAAAAGATCAAGGTCAAAACAGCAACATTCAT ATTCAATGCAAATGGGGGAGGACATTGAAAGCGTAGATTCACTTTTTATCGATCTATCAACGCTGCGTGCTGCGACAGGTAACTTTTCCGAGACAAATAGGCTTGGTGAAGGAGGATTTGGTTCGGTTTATAAG GGTGTCCTTCCTAATGGTGAAGAGATAGCTGTAAAGAGGCTCTCTATGAGTTCAGGACAAGGAATAGAAGAGCTAAAGAATGAGCTTGTTTTGGTCGCCAAACTTCAGCACAAGAATCTTGTTAGGCTTGTTGGTGTTTGCTTGCAAGAACATGAGAAATTGCTTGTGTATGAATACATGCCCAATAGAAGTATCGACACCATTCTATTTG ATCTTGACAAAAGGAGGGAACTAGACTGGGGAAAAAGATTTAGGATAATAAACGGAATTGCTCGAGGATTACAATATCTTCAAGAAGATTCTCAGCTGAGAATAATTCACCGGGACCTCAAAGCAAGCAATGTTCTATTGGACTCCGACTATACTCCTAAGATTTCGGATTTTGGTTTGGCAAGGCTATTTGGGGGTGATCAAACAAGGGAGATCACACGCCATGTTGTCGGAACGTA CGGATATATGGCGCCAGAATATGCGATGCGTGGGCACTATTCTGTAAAGTCAGATGTCTTTAGCTTTGGCATATTGATGATAGAAATTGTGACAGGAAGGAGAAGCAGTGGTTCACTCAGCTTTGATCAATCAAACGATCTCCTAAGTCTT gtatgggagcactggaccatgggAACAATTTTGGAGATGATGGATCCCTCTCTTACAAGCCATGCTCCTCGAGACCAGATGCTCAAGTGTATTCACATTGGGCTACTGTGTGTTCAAGATAACCCAGCAGATAGACCTATGATGTCAACAGTGAATGTCATGCTTAGCAGCAGCACAGTGTCTCTTCAATCTCCATCCAAGCCATCATTTTTCATTCCCAAAAGTGACACAGACTCAAATATATACTCGGAATCACACCCACTAACTTCCCAATCGACTGCCTCGACCGGTAGGTCGGGAGGGATGTCAGTTAATGATGTGTCAATTACAGAGCTTGAACCAAGATAA
- the LOC4343476 gene encoding cysteine-rich receptor-like protein kinase 10, translating to MAMHPCTTTLLLAFLAVALPGGAKAWHFCGSSGDVFAPRSTYQSNLALLSAGLAKNASASPALFAAGGVGDPPDTVYGLALCRGDTTNATACGACVAAAFQDGQQLCAYAREATVFYDPCYLRFSGRNFLAADGDNFAAYFSKVRNVTAPAEVFDAAVVALLNATADHAAASSPRRFATGVEAFRGWGVRDIYALVQCTPDMSPAGCRSCLAGIISWVNDPDYFSGSPTGRVLGVRCNYWYDVHPFFPGSPLLRLDAPAFDVSPPAPSPAPVAADTTPPADRAGRKRTAVIISASVACSIVFVLIISGSVFICLKRRKASKNQNTPIIPAPNKIKRGNCAIFDLPTLQIATDNFSNSNKLGEGGFGTVYRGKLGNGQKVAVKKLSQAQYTREGLNQLHNELQLLAELQHKNFVRLLGFCSHQDEMMLVYEHIKNGSLDIFLFDTSRAKTLNWEQRYNIILGIAKGILYLHEDSSIRIIHRDLKANNILLDENMNPKIADFGLGRLLGGGHTQTKTATVVGTYGYMAPEYALFGKVSPKIDIFSFGVLVLEIVTGRRNSGFDTTYNAVNLLTEVWNCWTKGTALQLADQSLDGYSDSKVLRCIHIGLLCVQESPIDRPSISSVILMLTRRRIKLQQPRQPAFFFGGDFSSVYQQQHRHRNYMYDKSGVIVEDKFSVNDVTNTDPYPR from the exons ATGGCGATGCACCCGTGCACCACTAcgctcctcctcgccttcctcgccgTCGCGCTACCCGGTGGTGCCAAGGCATGGCATTTctgcggcagcagcggcgacgtCTTCGCGCCGAGGAGCACGTACCAGTCCAACCTCGCGCTCCTCTCCGCCGGCCTCGCCAAgaacgcctccgcctccccggccctcttcgccgccggcggggtCGGCGACCCGCCGGACACGGTCTACGGCCTCGCGCTCTGCCGCGGCGACACCACGAACGCCACCGCCTGCGgcgcgtgcgtcgccgccgcgttccAGGACGGGCAGCAGCTGTGCGCGTACGCCAGGGAGGCCACCGTGTTCTACGACCCCTGCTACCTCCGCTTCTCCGGCAGGaacttcctcgccgccgacggcgacaaCTTCGCGGCCTACTTCAGCAAGGTGCGGAACGTGACCGCGCCGGCGGAGGTGTTCGACGCCGCCGTGGTCGCGCTCCTCAACGCCACCGCGGAccacgcggcggcgagctcgcccAGGCGGTTCGCCACGGGCGTGGAGGCGTTCCGCGGCTGGGGCGTCCGCGACATCTACGCGCTGGTGCAGTGCACGCCGGACATGTCGCCGGCCGGCTGCCGGAGCTGCCTGGCCGGCATAATCTCGTGGGTGAACGATCCCGACTACTTCAGCGGGAGCCCGACCGGGAGGGTTCTTGGGGTGCGGTGCAACTACTGGTACGACGTGCATCCGTTCTTCCCGGGAAGCCCACTGCTGCGTCTCGACGCGCCGGCGTTTGATgtatcgccgccggcgccatcacccgctccggtggcggcggacACGACACCACCGGCGGACAGAGcag GAAGAAAGAGGACAGCTGTGATAATATCTGCATCAGTCGCTTGTTCCATTGTCTTTGTATTGATTATTTCAGGTTCTGTTTTCATCTGCTTGAAGAGGAGGAAGGCTTCCAAAAACCAGAACA CTCCAATCATCCCAGCACCGAACAAAATCAAAAGAGGAAATTGCGCGATCTTCGATTTACCAACACTGCAAATTGCAACTGATAACTTCTCTAACAGTAATAAGCTCGGGGAAGGCGGTTTCGGTACTGTGTACAGG GGAAAGCTTGGTAATGGGCAAAAAGTAGCAGTGAAGAAGCTGTCACAAGCACAGTACACCAGAGAGGGACTGAACCAGCTGCACAATGAACTTCAGTTGTTGGCTGAGCTTCAGCACAAGAATTTTGTCAGATTACTGGGTTTTTGCTCGCATCAGGATGAGATGATGCTTGTTTATGAGCACATTAAGAACGGGAGCCTTGACATCTTTCTTTTTG ATACTAGTAGGGCGAAGACACTTAACTGGGAGCAACGGTACAATATCATTCTTGGAATCGCAAAGGGAATATTGTATCTTCACGAAGATTCAAGCATAAGGATCATTCACCGTGATTTGAAAGCGAACAATATATTGTTGGATGAAAACATGAACCCAAAAATTGCAGACTTTGGGTTGGGAAGGCTACTAGGAGGTGGCCATACTCAGACTAAGACGGCTACAGTTGTCGGAACATA CGGGTATATGGCACCAGAGTATGCGCTATTTGGGAAGGTATCACCTAAGATCGATATTTTCAGCTTTGGTGTTTTGGTTCTTGAAATTGTAACCGGGAGAAGGAATAGCGGTTTCGACACCACATACAACGCAGTGAATCTCCTGACAGAA GTGTGGAATTGCTGGACAAAGGGGACGGCACTGCAGCTGGCTGATCAATCACTTGATGGATATTCCGACAGCAAAGTGCTACGATGCATCCACATTGGTCTTCTTTGTGTCCAAGAGAGCCCCATTGACAGGCCAAGCATATCTTCAGTGATTCTAATGTTAACCAGACGCAGAATAAAACTCCAGCAACCGCGGCAACCGGCATTCTTCTTTGGAGGGGACTTCAGTTCAGTTTATCAACAACAACACAGACATCGCAACTACATGTATGATAAGAGTGGCGTGATTGTTGAGGATAAATTCTCTGTAAATGATGTCACCAATACTGATCCCTATCCTAGATGA